One genomic window of Scylla paramamosain isolate STU-SP2022 chromosome 20, ASM3559412v1, whole genome shotgun sequence includes the following:
- the LOC135110434 gene encoding epidermal growth factor receptor-like isoform X2: protein MNVCKRERSGMARVIEAAYLLLTLGAALAPGWADKPTDFHKGKICIGTTGRMSVPSNRDHHYRNLRNRFINCTYVDGNLELTWLQDENLDLSFLQYIREVTGYVLISHVDVKRIVLPSLQIIRGRTLFKVSVNDKSFALLVTLSKMHTLEMPSLRDILHGSVGVINNYNLCHIETIEWNEIMTDPLANYTYMYNFSEPQRTCQCHTSCQKGCWGAGEHNCQKFSKLTCPPQCAQGRCYDTGPRDCCHLFCAGGCTGPTQRDCLACRNFYDDGECKLECPLMQRYNPITYSWEANPKGKYAYGATCVKDCPEHLLKDNGACVRSCPKGKKAVDGECVPCNGPCPKTCPGPEVIHSGNIDDFKGCTILDGWLTIMDHSFDGYQHVYPNYTFGAKYSRMHPSKLEMLSTLKEVTAYINIQANHPDFTNLNFLRNLEYIGGRETMEFSSLYIIKTSLKSLNLRSLKRIRSGKVYILENKDLCFVDKINWKKFIDTDDNSKTSPMTLLENNANSEQCVAERLVCHTECSDEGCWGPGDNECLSCRNFKLGNRCTNNCNLAGTYQMGPKTCGFCHKECASSCQGPESRHCDRCKNVKDGPYCLDKCPDTKYNDNGECKSCHENCIKGCRGPKNTLGPQGCNTCAMAVIDEDLRVKHCLPENSTCPTGYFSEWVVQQETGDLSLLAGKTICRRCHPRCKNCTSYGFHISVCHECVRYRRGEHCEDECPQDHYADDKLHECFKCSSECSNGCSGPLESQCKTCRNYRIYVEGKPGMNNTKFNCTATCPNELPYKIFPEDASDPYCGKDPFPLSLDDESVPAILGGTLGCVFLLCTFLAVFCYLWWQRNKTKAAALKMTMTMMPYDDHEPLKPTNIKPNLAKLRIVKEAELRKGGILGYGAFGTVYKGVWVPEGENVKIPVAIKVLREGTGTNVNKEILEEAYIMASVDHPNLLQLLAVCMTTQIMLVTQLMPLGCLLDYVRNNKDKIGSKPLLNWCTQIARGMAYLEGRRLVHRDLAARNVLVQTPNCVKITDFGLAKLLDYNEEEYKAAGGKMPIKWLALECIQHRIFTHKSDVWAFGVTVWELLTYGGRPYEDIPAREVPDLLEKGERLPQPAICTIDVYMLMIRCWMLDAESRPSFRELAEEFAKMARDPGRFLVIPGDKLMRLPSYTPQDERELIRSLSSAIEGDGVVMAAEEYLQPKYGGVLGVSGTTTTTTSSTSTSDPTTPVKKTPEGYNMAAGAEYISGRAESPQNRQNLQRERKYAHLEAGATGSPGKRPRGDSLTSRYCSDPLKMLDVGEDDCFVGPPPSAPGYGWVGDLRLDLPVDEDDYLMPSPQPSGLATVGPSHQHYMDLMADAPDGRRGEPSRGGSKGPSNNGVAGQQWVGMDNPEYHMMNARAQMYAGRRLHPQQTVGVPVLDAAGRYGGYGNGLPQPQHLPPGHCLPSPSQEMPHEYYNELSSHVPCAAASSRSETTV, encoded by the exons atgaatgtgtgtaaaCGTGAACGAAGCGGGATGGCGCGCGTGATAGAGGCTGCCTACCTCCTGCTGACGCTGGGCGCCGCCCTCGCCCCGGGCTGGGCCGACAAGCCCACCGACTTCCACAAGGGCAAAA tTTGCATCGGTACCACAGGGCGCATGTCTGTGCCCTCCAACAGAGATCACCACTATCGTAACCTTCGGAATCGGTTCATCAACTGTACTTACGTGGACGGCAACCTGGAGCTGACGTGGCTGCAGGATGAGAACCTGGACCTCTCCTTCCTGCAGTACATCCGTGAG GTGACAGGTTACGTACTCATCTCTCACGTGGACGTCAAGAGAATAGTACTGCCGTCCCTTCAGATCATCCGGGGGCGAACTCTCTTCAAAGTCTCCGTGAACGACAAGAGTTTCGCCCTCCTTGTGACTCTCTCCAAGATGCACACGCTGGAGATGCCTTCGCTGAGAG ACATCCTTCACGGCAGCGTGGGCGTCATCAACAACTACAATTTGTGCCACATTGAGACCATCGAGTGGAACGAAATCATGACGGACCCTCTGGCGAATTACACTTACATGTACAATTTCTCGGAGCCCCAGCGGACGTGCCAGTGTCATACCTCGTGCCAGAAGGGATGCTGGGGCGCCGGGGAGCACAACTGTCAGAAGTTCAGCAAATTAACGTGCCCGCCGCAGTGTGCTCAGGGGCGCTGCTACGATACAGGGCCGCGGGATTGCTGTCATCTCTTCTGCGCGGGAGGATGCACGGGCCCCACGCAGCGAGACTGTTTG GCATGCAGGAACTTCTATGATGATGGGGAGTGCAAGCTGGAGTGCCCCCTGATGCAGCGCTACAACCCCATCACCTATTCCTGGGAGGCCAACCCCAAGGGGAAGTATGCATACGGTGCAACATGTGTTAAGGACTGCCCTGAGCACCTGCTGAAGGACAATGGGGCATGTGTGCGGTCTTGCCCCAAGGGGAAGAAGGCAGTGGACGGGGAGTGTGTGCCCTGCAACGGCCCGTGCCCCAAGACCTGCCCTGGGCCAGAAGTCATCCACTCTGGCAACATTGATGACTTCAAGGGCTGCACCATCCTGGATGGCTGGCTCACCATCATGGACCACTCCTTTGACGGCTACCAGCATGTCTACCCCAACTACACCTTCGGGGCCAAGTACTCCCGCATGCACCCGTCCAAGCTGGAAATGCTCAGCACCCTCAAGGAGGTCACAGCTTACATCAACATCCAGGCCAACCATCCTGACTTCACCAACCTCAACTTCCTGAGGAACCTGGAGTACATCGGTGGCCGGGAGACCATGGAGTTTTCGTCGCTGTACATCATCAAGACCTCCCTCAAGAGCCTCAACCTGCGCTCCCTCAAGAGGATTCGCTCTGGGAAAGTTTACATCCTAGAGAACAAAGATCTCTGTTTCGTGGACAAGATTAATTGGAAGAAATTCATTGACACGGATGACAACTCCAAGACAAGCCCCATGACGCTGCTGGAGAACAATGCCAACAGTGAACAGTGTGTGGCAGAGAGGCTGGTGTGCCACACTGAGTGCAGCGACGAGGGCTGCTGGGGCCCAGGAGACAATGAGTGCCTCTCCTGCAGGAACTTCAAGCTTGGCAATCGCTGCACCAACAACTGCAACTTGGCGGGGACCTACCAGATGGGCCCTAAGACCTGCGGCTTCTGTCACAAGGAGTGCGCCTCCTCCTGTCAGGGCCCGGAGTCACGGCACTGTGACCGCTGCAAGAACGTGAAGGATGGCCCCTACTGCCTGGACAAGTGCCCTGACACCAAGTACAATGACAATGGGGAGTGCAAGTCTTGTCACGAGAACTGCATTAAGGGGTGCCGAGGGCCAAAGAACACCTTGGGGCCACAGGGGTGTAACACCTGTGCCATGGCAGTAATTGATGAGGACCTGAGGGTGAAGCATTGCCTGCCAGAGAATTCCACCTGCCCCACCGGCTACTTCTCGGAGTGGGTGGTACAGCAGGAGACTGGCGACCTGAGTCTGCTGGCTGGCAAGACCATCTGCCGCCGTTGCCACCCACGCTGCAAGAACTGCACCTCCTATGGCTTCCACATTAGTGTGTGCCACGAGTGTGTTCGCTACCGCCGAGGGGAGCACTGCGAGGACGAGTGCCCGCAGGACCACTACGCTGATGACAAGCTGCACGAATGCTTCAAG TGTTCCTCAGAGTGCTCTAATGGCTGCTCTGGCCCTCTGGAGTCTCAGTGCAAGACTTGCCGTAACTACAGGATCTATGTGGAGGGAAAACCCGGCATGAACAACACCAAGTTCAACTGCACCGCCACATGTCCCAATGAGCTACCTTACAAGATTTTCCCTGAGGATGCCTCAGATCCGTACTGTGGCAAggaccccttccccctctctct AGATGATGAGAGTGTGCCAGCCATCCTGGGCGGCACGCTGGGCTGTGTCTTCCTGCTGTGCACCTTCCTGGCCGTCTTCTGTTACCTGTGGTGGCAACGCAACAAGACCAAGGCAGCAGCTCTCAAAATGACCATGACCATGATGCCATACGATGACCACGAGCCACTCAAGCCCACCAACATCAAGCCCAATCTAGCCAAGCTGCGTATTGTCAAGGAGGCTGAGTTGCGAAAGGGTGGCATCCTGGGCTATGGTGCCTTTGGGACGGTGTACAAGGGGGTGTGGGTGCCGGAGGGGGAGAACGTTAAGATTCCTGTGGCCATCAAGGTCCTCCGGGAAG GCACAGGAACTAACGTGAACAAGGAGATCCTAGAGGAGGCATACATCATGGCCTCAGTGGACCACCCCAACCTGCTGCAGCTGCTGGCAGTGTGCATGACAACCCAGATCATGCTGGTGACACAACTCATGCCCCTTGGCTGCCTCCTCGACTACGTGCGCAACAACAAGGACAAG atCGGATCAAAGCCTCTGCTGAACTGGTGCACGCAGATCGCCCGAGGAATGGCTTACTTGGAGGGCCGACGGCTCGTGCACAGGGACCTGGCTGCTCGTAATGTCCTTGTCCAGACTCCCAACTGTGTCAAGATCACTGACTTTGGGTTAGCCAAGCTGCTCGACTACAACGAGGAGGAGTACAAGGCTGCTGGGGGGAAGATGCCCATTAAGTGGCTTGCCTTGGAGTGTATTCAGCACAGGATCTTCACCCACAAGTCTGACGTTTGGGCctttg GTGTCACTGTGTGGGAGCTGCTGACATATGGTGGCCGGCCATATGAGGACATTCCAGCACGTGAGGTGCCAGACTTGCTGGAGAAGGGGGAGCGTCTACCTCAGCCAGCCATCTGCACCATCGATGTGTACATGCTGATGATACGCTGCTGGATGCTGGACGCTGAGAGCCGGCCAAGTTTCAGGGAGCTGGCAGAGGAGTTTGCTAAGATGGCGCGAGACCCTGGCCGCTTCCTGGTGATCCCTGGTGACAAGCTGATGCGGCTGCCTTCCTACACACCCCAGGATGAAAGGGAGTTGATCCGGTCGCTGTCCTCAGCCATTGAAGGAGATGGTGTGGTGATGGCAGCCGAGGAGTACCTGCAGCCTAAGTATGGCGGCGTTTTAGGCGTTagtggcaccaccaccaccaccacctcctccacatccaCCTCAGACCCCACTACCCCTGTCAAGAAGACTCCAGAGGGCTACAACATGGCTGCTGGGGCTGAGTATATATCTGGGCGTGCCGAGTCGCCTCAGAATCGGCAGAACCttcagagggagaggaagtatgCGCACCTAGAGGCAGGGGCTACGGGGTCTCCTGGTAAGAGGCCACGTGGGGACTCGCTCACCTCCCGCTACTGCTCTGACCCTCTCAAGATGCTAG ATGTGGGTGAGGATGACTGCTTTGTTGGTCCACCACCCTCAGCTCCTGGCTACGGGTGGGTAGGCGACCTGAGGCTGGATCTCCCTGTGGACGAGGATGATTATCTCATGCCATCGCCGCAGCCCTCAGGCCTGGCCACTGTGGGGCCATCACACCAGCACTACATGGACCTGATGGCTGATGCTCCAG ATGGGCGGCGAGGTGAACCAAGCCGGGGAGGTAGCAAGGGGCCTAGCAACAATGGCGTGGCAGGTCAGCAGTGGGTGGGCATGGACAACCCAGAGTACCACATGATGAACGCCCGTGCCCAGATGTATGCTGGCCGGCGCCTCCACCCACAGCAGACTGTGGGTGTGCCAGTGCTGGACGCAGCTGGGCGGTATGGGGGCTATGGCAACGGCCTCCCCCAGCCCCAGCACCTTCCCCCGGGCCATTGCCTCCCCTCGCCCTCCCAGGAGATGCCCCATGAATACTACAATGAACTCTCGTCACACGTCCCATGCGCTGCCGCCTCCAGTCGAAGTGAGACCACCGTGTGA